The genomic DNA CGGAAAGGGGCTAAGGCTGCATCCACTGGCGGCAATGGCAGTCGAAGACTGGATCGATGAAGTCGGCAACCTCAAGACTGATAAGCACTGGAAGGCGCACCTTCAGCGACTCAAGGAAATCCAGGACTACGACCCTCAGTTACCCTCCACTCTGCAAGCCGAACTGCGGGACTATCAGCTAGAGGGCTTCCGCTGGCTGGCGCGACTGGCGCATTGGGGGGTCGGAGCCTGCCTTGCCGACGATATGGGACTGGGCAAAACCCTGCAATCCCTGGCGGTCATCCTCACCCGTGCCCCGCAAGGCGCAACGCTGATTATCGCTCCCACGTCGGTCTGCATGAACTGGATCAGCGAGGCAGAAAAGTTTGCCCCCACCCTGAACGTGCTGCAATTTGGTTCCGGCGATCGACAAAAAATGCTCGACAACCTGCAACCCTTCGATATCGTTGTATGCAGCTACGGACTTCTCCAGCAGGAAGAAGTGGCAGAAATGCTGGCAAAGGTGGAATGGCAAACGATCGTCTTAGACGAAGCACAGTCGATCAAAAACTTTGCGACAAAGCGATCGCAGGCGGCAATGAATTTGCAGGGTGGTTTCAAGCTGATCACCACTGGAACCCCGATCGAAAACCATCTGGGCGAACTGTGGAATCTGTTCCGCTTTATCAATCCCGGATTACTCGGCTCCCTGGAAAGCTTTAACCAGCGATTTGCGAACCCGATCGAGCGAGAAGGCGATCGGCAGGCGCGTCAACGACTCAAAAAACTGATTCAGCCCTTTCTGCTTCGCCGCACCAAGAGTCAAGTCCTGCAAGAACTGCCCTCCCGGACGGAAATCCTGCTGCAAGTCGATCTCAGCAAAGAGGAAATGGCATTCTACGAGGCACTGCGGCGAGAAGCGATCGCCAAACTATCCGACAGTGATGCCACCGCTGGCGCGAAACATTTGCAGGTACTTGCGGAAATCATGCGGCTGCGGCGAGCCTGCTGCAATACCAAACTGGTGAAACCGGAAATTACTTTACCCAGTTCCAAATTGCAGTTGTTTGGCGAAATCCTCACCGAACTGCTGGAAAACAAGCACAAAGCACTCGTCTTCAGTCAGTTTGTCGATCACCTGCACATCCTTCGCGATTATCTGGACAGCCAAAAGATCGCCTATCAATACCTGGACGGCAGCACCCCGGCAAACGATCGCAAAAAGCGCGTCACCGCATTCCAGTCCGGCGAAGGCGATGTTTTTCTGATTAGCCTCAAGGCAGGCGGCACAGGACTCAACCTCACCGCAGCGGATTACGTGATCCACATGGACCCCTGGTGGAATCCCGCCGTCGAAGATCAGGCAAGCGATCGCGCCCACCGCATCGGACAGCAGCGACCCGTCACCATTTATCGATTAGTGGCGAAGGATACGATCGAGGAAAAAATTGTCGAACTGCACCACCGCAAACGCGACCTGGCAGACAGCCTCCTGGAAGGAACCGACATGAGCGGCAAGATTTCCACCGACGAACTCCTGCGACTGATTGCAGCAGGCTAATCCTTTGTTGACTTTTCTCGTTCCAATGCTCTGCGTTTCCTCGTTCCAATACTCTGCGTTGGAATGCCTTTGGGAGGCTCCGCCTCCAGCTCCTAATAGCGGCAGAGCCACATCCGGACAGTATCCAGGCTGAGCCTGGGCACCAGATTTCCTACCCCGATGCTCCAGTCTGGATGGTTTAGCCTAAGTATCCTTTTGCTTACCTGCTGCGAAAACCTGCTCGGCAGTCAACTTCATCTGCCCGAACGTAAAAGATTCAATTGGCTCATCCGATCGAAACCGCTTCGCCTCATATTTGCCCTCGACCAGACGACAAACACTGAGTGTCGGAGCCTTTGGAAAGCCAAGATACTTTGCCGCACCCAACCCCTCATAGTCCACAATCCAGTATTCCCCTACACCCAACGCCTCGTATTCCTTCAGCTTGCGATCGTAGTCCTCTGTCACAGAACTGGGGCTAACAATTTCTACCACGAGAAGACTGGGATTTTGAAATACGGCGGTCTGCCTTAAAAGGGTTTCGGCTTCTGCTTTGGAAACGATCGCAACATCAAGCAAGCGGGACGAGGCAATATCAGTTCGTTGTCCTAGTTCCCTGACGGTTTCCCATTCTTCTGGATCTAAATGTTCCTCAATCGCTTGATCGAAAACCCGCTCTAAAAACTTCGCGATGCGGTAGTGCAGCATTGTGGGAGGATTCATCGGATACAATTCCCCCTGCACCAGTTCGTAACGCTCATCCGTTTGGGCACAAAAATCAATGTATTCTTCAAAGCTTACTCTGGATTTCGATGCTGCCTGAGTCATGACGTTTCCCTGGTGTTTCTCTGGTGTAAAGAGGCTGGGACGCTCAAAGTTTGCTCAAAATGTGCTCAGAATTTCTGCTCAAAACTTCTAAATCCAGGATAGCTCCATCCCACGAGGCAGACCTGAACACAAAAGAAAATCAAAACGAGAAAGGATGCGCTCTAAACAGCCGATCGTCTGGCTGCAAAAAGCACATCCTACCCAAAAGTGTGAAGCTACTATTCCGCGATTTTTGCCGTATCTACAGGTTGTATCTACAACCTAGCTAGCCACGAGGCTTAATAAGCGTCTTGCAGTTCGTAGAAGTCCGGCGAAATGTAGTCTTTGCGAAGGGGGAATCCTACCCAGTCTTCCGGCATCAGCAGACGCTTTAGATCGGGGTGTCCTTCGTAGACAATGCCGTACATATCGTAGGTTTCCCGCTCCTGCCAGTCCGCCGCCTTCCAGATCCAGTAGACCGAAGGCACACGCGGATCTTCACGCGGCACAAACACCTTCACTCGGATTTCATCAGGGCGATCGGCTCCATCGCTCAACTTCGTCAGGTCATAGACGCTCACCAATTCACCACCGGGTCCTGTATCGTAACCACCCTGACAGCGCAGGTAGTTGAAGCCATAGGCATACAGGGCAGTGCTGAAAGGCAGCAGGAATTCCCGATCAACCTTCACGACTTCAACGCCGCCGTGATCCGGTTCCATTACCTCATGGTCAAACCCGTTTTCTGTCAGCCAGCGAGAGATCTTACCCGCTTCGACAATTTGGGTACTTTGTTCAGTCTGATTTTCTTCAGCCACGGTTCACTTCCTCCTTTTGCGTCGCTTCCAGCGCAGCCGGGATCGGCATTCCCATTGCTTCCATCAGTTCCTTCGGTGGAGCCTGACGGGTTGCTGCCTGGAGGTACTTCCCATCACAAATTTCAGGGACGGGCTTCATTTTGTGGGACACGCTGTAGAAGCGGTGCGTTTGATCCGCCTTGGCGCGATCGGCTAACCCTTCATTGGCAATCTTTTTCCGCAGTTTGATAATCGCATCAACGATCGCTTCTGGGCGGGGAGGACAGCCGGGAATATAAACATCCACCGGAATCAGCTTATCTACACCGCGCACAGCAGAAGGAGAATCGGTGCTGAACATACCGCCCGTAATCGTGCAGGCTCCCATTGCAATCACATACTTCGGGTCGGGCATCTGCTCATACAGGCGCACCAGAGCCGGAGCCATCTTCATCGTGATCGTACCTGCGGTAATGATTAGATCCGCCTGACGGGGGCTGGAACGGGGCACCAGACCAAAGCGATCGAAGTCAAACCGGGAACCAATCAGCGCCGCAAATTCAATAAAGCAGCAGGCAGTCCCGTAGAGCATGGGCCAGAGGCTGGAAAGGCGTGCCCAGTTGTGCAAATCTTCGACGGTGGTGAGAATAACGTTCTCCGAAAGCCCCTGGGTCACTTCAGACGACCCGAGCGGGTTCAAGAGTTGAGCAGCCAGGCTGTTTTCAGAGGAAGTATCTGGAGAGGAAGGAAGATTCATGACCATTCAAGGGCTCCTTTGCGCCAGGCGTACACGAGACCAACGACCAGAATTGCAATGAAGATCAGGGCTTCGATAAATGCGAGGAGTCCTAGCTGACTGAAGGCAACTGCCCAGGGATAAAGGAAAACCGTCTCAACATCAAAGATGACAAAGACCAGCGCGAACATATAGTAGCGGATGTTGAACTGAATCCAGGCTCCCCCGATCGGTTCCATTCCCGATTCATAGGTAGTGCGTCGCTCTACCCCTTTCCGCTTAGGTGCAACGATGTAGGAGGTGCCGATCGCCAGGACGGGGACGAGACCGCAGATCAGCAGAAAACCGAGGAAATATTCGTAGCCGTTAAGAACAAACACGATGGTTCTTGCCGCTTTTTAAGGGTAACTTAATTATGTTACCTGCTTTTTACATTGTAGAAAATGCGAGGGGCGGCATGGGGCAATAGGAAGCGGTTATAGACAGGATTATGTTTTGTTTAGGGTTTAATGAATGGCTATCCCTGAATCAGCAAAGCCACCGCATAGGCAGCAATGCCCTCCTCCCGCCCAGTGGGTCCCAGCTTCTCATTCGTCGTCGCTTTGATGCTGATACAGTCCGGATCAAGCTGAAGCACTTTTGCCAGTCGATCGCGCATTGCGGGAATATGAGGCTTAATCTTCGGACGCTCCGCCACAATCACCGAATCCAGGTTGTTAATGCGCCAGCCGCGTGACTGAATCAGCTCATTGACTTTACTCAGCAGCATCAGGCTATCGGCTCCCTTCCACTGCGGATCGCTGGGCGGAAAGTAATGCCCAATATCCCCCAAATTCAGCGCCCCCAGGATGGCATCCATCAGAGAATGGGTCAGCACATCGGCATCGCTGTGACCGAGCAGCCCCAACTCGTGAGGGATCTGAACGCCGCCCAGAATCAGGGGACGATCGCTGACAAGCTGATGGATATCGTAGCCGTTACCGATGCGAAGGTTCATTGCAGACCGTTTGGATCTAAAAATTAGGAACTTAGGGACTGGCTTGCTGGGCTTTGTTGAGGGCAATCTGGCTATTTTGACGGTATTGCTCGACTCGATTTTGGGCGGTCGCATAGCGAGAATCCGTTGCCGGAATTTGCGCCATCAGGTCAGAGGCTCTCTGCCAGCGGCTTGCCACATCTAACCATTCTGCCGGAGCGCGAGCGGTCTGACTAGAGGCTGCGGTTTGCTCTGCTAAACGAACGGCTTCTGCAAAAGCATCGGACGCGGGCGGATTTGCTGCCACAGGGCTGGCGATCGCTCCAGCTACCGGATTTGCAGGCGAGTTTACAGGCGGATTTGCAGACGGATTAACCGCAGCCGAATTTGCCGCCACCGGACTTAATGGATTACCCGCTGGATTACTCGATGCATTAGGAGCAACCGCCTGGTTTGAAGGCGTCGTCGGAGCAGAGGCAGTCATTGCCCGATTGAGAACCAGCCGATCGTAAAGCACCCAACCGATCGCCAGCACCCCTAAACTCAGGACGGCACCCCCCAAAAGTCCCCGCCAGAACTGCTGTTTTTCCCGCGACAGTCGGCTGACGGCAGCTTTCGGTAAGGCAGGCTTTGCCGGATCGGGCTGATTATCTTGCCAGTCTCGCGCAATGCGCTTGAAGAGAGGCGGTTTTTTCAGCGTAATTTCTTCTGACCAAAGAAGCTGATTTTCTCGATCGCGGTTAATTTCTTCCAGCCAGAGAAGCTGCTGCTCCCGCACAATCCGACTATTAATATTGACGCGACGAATGTGCTTGGGCTGAATAGACTCCAGAATTTGCTGCACCTGCGTCACCAGAATGGACTGCTCAAGCTGATCTGGCTTAGGTGCCTCGCACAATAGCTGCAAAACGCCCTGCGCGAGAACGGCTCTGGTTCGGACTCCAGAACTCGCTAGCTTCTCGTTGAGAATTTGAATGATTGCGGAGACGCTGCCTTGGCGTGCTTGTCTTGCAATGTCATCCATCGTATTTACTACCGTATTAACGAAAAGGATAGAACTCGAATCTGGTGATTAAACCGGACAGTCGATTTGAATGTGGATTTGAATAATGGGTGTGAATCCTGACCAATCTAACGTTGCGACTCCGACTCTATTTAACGCTATTTTGACTCCCAGCCCGACCCAGTACTTCTGACCCGATCGCGATTGAAACTCTATTCTTTTGTTTGCTGACTCTCCTCACGGCTGTCAGTTCTAGCCGCGCATAACTTCACAGATTCGCTCGGAAACTTGCTGTGCAATTTTACAGGATTTTGTCACCTTTTCGCCCAATCTATCTGTTAACTTCGCCTGTACATTCAATCGCATTTCCGCTTGCAGTCCCGATCGCCCTAGAGATCCGCCATTGCTAAGTGATGAGTGTCGTTAAACCGACGAATTTGCCAGAGATCGGTATTAAAGCGATTCTGGTCAGTACGATGCCAGCGTGATCGATCAATCCAGAATTCAAACAGAGCCGTATTGCGCGGATGGAGCCGCCAGGAACGATCGCAGCCCAACAGCTCGGCAATGAGGTGCTGCATGATCCAGCTATGGGTGACAATCCAGACCTGTTCCCCGTCTCGGTGGCGATCGAGGAGCCGCTGAACAAACACATGGCAGCGATTGCGGGCATCTTCGAGGGATTCCGCACCGGGAATTTGAATCCAGTCGGGAGAACTTTCGAGCTGTTCACACAGTTCGGGATACTGGGCTTTGGCTTCCGCCCAGGTTAATCCCTGGAAAATGCCGTTCTGAAATTCGCACAGCTCGTCCGCATATTCGATCGGAATCGATTGGGCAGCAGGCTTTAGTTCTGGTTCCAGAGGGTCTATCGGCTCGTCTACCAGATCGCTAACCACAGCAGGTAACGGCTCCGCCAGAAAGCGAGAGAGCAAAATTTCGGTAGTTTGGGCGGCACGTTTTTGGGGACTGCTGTACACCCAGGTCGGCTTCCAGGCTTCGTTGAGCAACCGATGCGCTAGCTTTTCCGCCTGTTTTCTGCCCTCCGCCGAAAGCTCGAACTCAGCGTGCCCCTGCATCCGTTTTTGCTGATTGCCTACCGACTGCGCGTGACGAATAAACAGCAGCTTGAGCGGCTTCATGCCCTGATTCCTCAAGATTTTTTCCTGAGGATAGCGCAATTCTCGACAATCGCAGTCCCCTCAGACAGGTTTTCCCGCTCTCCTACTCCCCTACTCTCCTACTCCCCTACAGCCCATTCCCGACTCCCCATTCCCGACTCCCTCTCCCCATCCCAAATGCAGCGCCCGTACTTTTTAAAACGTAATATTCATGCCGCATTATGATAGACTGTTTAAGTTTTATGACAGGAAAAATTGCGATAGGAAGCCTTTGTTGCAGGGAAAACTGACGCTTGCGGGTTTCCGTCGAAGTTTTGAGATGTTCGTCTATGGCTATCCCTCATGAAGTTGTAAACAGGATGCAGATAGAACGCCCGATATAGAAATTTGATATAGAAATTCACTGTATGGGGACAATCTGCGGGGATTCTATTCCCCACTCAACCTGAATCACAGATTTTTGTGAATGCTATAGATGCTCAGCTGCCTGCTCAGCCTTCACAGGGTAGGCAAGTTTTTGCTGATGTCTTTTACTACCAATTGCATGACCCTATCGATTAATCCACCGGAACCAATTTCTTCCACCGCAACCGAGGCGAATTCCTTCTCTCCAGAGAATGCCTTTAATCAGCAATTACGCCTCAAGCACATCCTCAAAACGCTCCCGAAGCAGTGCTTTCAGAAAGACATGCGGCAAGCCTGGACTGCTTTAGCCATGAACGTTTTTATGGTTGGGCTGGGCTACTGGGCACTAGCGATCGCCCCCTGGTATCTGCTGCCTGTCCTCTGGGTGTTTCAGGGAACTGCCCTCACCGGATTTTTTGTGCTGGCACACGACTGCGGACATCGATCGTTTGCTAAACGGCGCTGGGTGAATGACTTCGTCGGGCATATTTTGATACTGCCGCTGATCTATCCGTTCCACGGCTGGCGAATTATGCACAACCTCCACCATAAATACACCAATAAAATGGATGTAGACAATGCGTGGCAACCTCCTCGCCCAGAGGCTTACGATCGCTTTAACTCAGTTGTGCAGTGGTTTTATCGGCGGCTGCGCGGTCGCTTCTGGTGGTTATCATCGATTATTCACTGGGCAGGTCTGCACTTCGACTGGCGGCAATTCCAGGGTAAAGCACGGGAGCAGGTTAAGTTTTCGGCGCTGTTGGTCATTGGGTTTGCGGCGATCGCGTTTCCGCTGCTGTTCCTGACCACAGGATTCTGGGGCATCGTGAAATTCTGGTTTATGCCCTGGATGGTTTATCACTTCTGGATGAGCACCTTTACACTGGTTCACCATACTGCCCCCGATATTGCCTTCCAAGAGCCGGATCAATGGCACGAGGCAATGGCACAGCTTGCCGGAACGGTTCACTGCGAGTATCCCTTCTGGGTGGAATGGCTCTGCCACCACATCAACGTCCATGTGCCGCACCACCTCTCCACGGCGATTCCGTCCTACCGTCTGCGTATGGCACACGAAAGCCTGCGAGAGAACTGGGGCAGCTACCTCTCCGAGACGGAATTCTCCTGGCAGCTGATGTGCGAGATTACCGATCACTGTCATCTGTATGACGCCGATCGCAGCTATCAGTCCTTTAAGGAGTATCACAGCCGCTAATCGCATTGAATTCATCAAAGAATCTTTTTAAGGGGTGGTTCGCCACCTCTTTTTTTAGTGCCTGTTTTTAGGTCTAGTTTTTAGGGCTAGAGGCAGTTCGGTGACAACAGATTAGGGCTTCCTGCATGAAGGAATTTAGGGGGAGGACGAACATTCACGCAAAAGGTCGATTGCCAGACGAAACAAAAAATAGGGTGAGCCATGCCCACCCCGAAGCTGTAGATTAACCTTGCAGAAACTTAGTTACTTTGAGGCAATTACTTGAATGAAATTGCTTTGAGGCAATTATTTTGAGCCGATCGGCGCAGGATTGAGGGAAAGACTCTCCTCTGGTGAATCGTTGGTAATTCGCTCCAGTTTGGCGCCCAGCCCCTTCAGCTTGCCCTCCAGGTTGTCGTAGCCGCGATCGAGGTGATGCAGCCCCTGAATAGTGGTTGTACCGTTCGCTGCCAGACCCGCCAGCACCAGCGCCGCCGAAGCCCGCAGATCGGTCGCAACCACAGGCGCACCAGATAGCTTAGGCACACCCCGCACGACCGCAATATTGCCTTTTACGCGAATATCAGCGCCCATCCGGTTCAGTTCTGCCACATGGCGCAGCCGATTCTCAAACACCGTTTCGGTGATGATGCTATTTCCTTCGCTCAGGGTCATCAGCGCCATAAACTGCGCCTGCATGTCCGTCGGAAATCCGGGGAAAGGCATAGTCTCGATATCAGTAGCGCGATACTGCTGTGCCGGGATCACCCGCATCCGATCGGGAGCCTCCAGCACGACTGTTGCTCCAATTTCTTGCAGCTTTGCCACCACTGCCGTCAGGTGATCGGGCACGATCGGTGCCAGGCTAATTTCCGATCGGGTAATCGCACCCGCCACCAGAAATGTTCCGGCTTCAATGCGATCGGGGATGATCGGATAATCGGTAGAATGGAGCTGAGGAACCCCCGTAATGACGATCGTATTGGTACCCGCGCCCTGAATTTCGGCTCCCATCGATCGACAGAAGTTTGCCAGATCCATAACTTCCGGCTCCTGAGCCGCATTTTCCAGGATGGTTTCCCCTTCTGCCAGGGTTGCCGCCATCATCAGGGTTTCCGTTGCACCGACGCTGGGGCAGTCG from Leptolyngbya ohadii IS1 includes the following:
- a CDS encoding histidine phosphatase family protein codes for the protein MKPLKLLFIRHAQSVGNQQKRMQGHAEFELSAEGRKQAEKLAHRLLNEAWKPTWVYSSPQKRAAQTTEILLSRFLAEPLPAVVSDLVDEPIDPLEPELKPAAQSIPIEYADELCEFQNGIFQGLTWAEAKAQYPELCEQLESSPDWIQIPGAESLEDARNRCHVFVQRLLDRHRDGEQVWIVTHSWIMQHLIAELLGCDRSWRLHPRNTALFEFWIDRSRWHRTDQNRFNTDLWQIRRFNDTHHLAMADL
- a CDS encoding Uma2 family endonuclease, translating into MTQAASKSRVSFEEYIDFCAQTDERYELVQGELYPMNPPTMLHYRIAKFLERVFDQAIEEHLDPEEWETVRELGQRTDIASSRLLDVAIVSKAEAETLLRQTAVFQNPSLLVVEIVSPSSVTEDYDRKLKEYEALGVGEYWIVDYEGLGAAKYLGFPKAPTLSVCRLVEGKYEAKRFRSDEPIESFTFGQMKLTAEQVFAAGKQKDT
- the ndhC gene encoding photosynthetic/respiratory NAD(P)H-quinone oxidoreductase subunit C — protein: MFVLNGYEYFLGFLLICGLVPVLAIGTSYIVAPKRKGVERRTTYESGMEPIGGAWIQFNIRYYMFALVFVIFDVETVFLYPWAVAFSQLGLLAFIEALIFIAILVVGLVYAWRKGALEWS
- a CDS encoding NADH dehydrogenase subunit K, with the translated sequence MNLPSSPDTSSENSLAAQLLNPLGSSEVTQGLSENVILTTVEDLHNWARLSSLWPMLYGTACCFIEFAALIGSRFDFDRFGLVPRSSPRQADLIITAGTITMKMAPALVRLYEQMPDPKYVIAMGACTITGGMFSTDSPSAVRGVDKLIPVDVYIPGCPPRPEAIVDAIIKLRKKIANEGLADRAKADQTHRFYSVSHKMKPVPEICDGKYLQAATRQAPPKELMEAMGMPIPAALEATQKEEVNRG
- the ispF gene encoding 2-C-methyl-D-erythritol 2,4-cyclodiphosphate synthase yields the protein MNLRIGNGYDIHQLVSDRPLILGGVQIPHELGLLGHSDADVLTHSLMDAILGALNLGDIGHYFPPSDPQWKGADSLMLLSKVNELIQSRGWRINNLDSVIVAERPKIKPHIPAMRDRLAKVLQLDPDCISIKATTNEKLGPTGREEGIAAYAVALLIQG
- a CDS encoding fatty acid desaturase translates to MTLSINPPEPISSTATEANSFSPENAFNQQLRLKHILKTLPKQCFQKDMRQAWTALAMNVFMVGLGYWALAIAPWYLLPVLWVFQGTALTGFFVLAHDCGHRSFAKRRWVNDFVGHILILPLIYPFHGWRIMHNLHHKYTNKMDVDNAWQPPRPEAYDRFNSVVQWFYRRLRGRFWWLSSIIHWAGLHFDWRQFQGKAREQVKFSALLVIGFAAIAFPLLFLTTGFWGIVKFWFMPWMVYHFWMSTFTLVHHTAPDIAFQEPDQWHEAMAQLAGTVHCEYPFWVEWLCHHINVHVPHHLSTAIPSYRLRMAHESLRENWGSYLSETEFSWQLMCEITDHCHLYDADRSYQSFKEYHSR
- a CDS encoding NAD(P)H-quinone oxidoreductase subunit J, with amino-acid sequence MAEENQTEQSTQIVEAGKISRWLTENGFDHEVMEPDHGGVEVVKVDREFLLPFSTALYAYGFNYLRCQGGYDTGPGGELVSVYDLTKLSDGADRPDEIRVKVFVPREDPRVPSVYWIWKAADWQERETYDMYGIVYEGHPDLKRLLMPEDWVGFPLRKDYISPDFYELQDAY
- the murA gene encoding UDP-N-acetylglucosamine 1-carboxyvinyltransferase; translated protein: MQAAYWLGSLPQTSLVYLEDRAITSTLSLSSQPALPEENNAVLKISGGHSLAGEVSISGAKNSALVIMAGALLCSGDCRLRNVPNLMDVSRMGEILAALGVKLERQGNMLDINASQFEVTKAPYELVSQLRASFFIVGPMLARLGVARVPLPGGCAIGARPVDLHVRGLQAMGADVQIEHGTVHAYIKGGKKRLQGAKIYLDCPSVGATETLMMAATLAEGETILENAAQEPEVMDLANFCRSMGAEIQGAGTNTIVITGVPQLHSTDYPIIPDRIEAGTFLVAGAITRSEISLAPIVPDHLTAVVAKLQEIGATVVLEAPDRMRVIPAQQYRATDIETMPFPGFPTDMQAQFMALMTLSEGNSIITETVFENRLRHVAELNRMGADIRVKGNIAVVRGVPKLSGAPVVATDLRASAALVLAGLAANGTTTIQGLHHLDRGYDNLEGKLKGLGAKLERITNDSPEESLSLNPAPIGSK